From a single Paraburkholderia edwinii genomic region:
- a CDS encoding transcriptional regulator NanR has product MGEIIPRRKLYQEVVDRLMERIRSGEIGPGAQLPSERELMEIYGVGRPAVREALQTLERSGIVEIAHGERARVVVPTADRLLGQVASGAMHLLRTHPDMLEHVKHARLFLETGTARMAAERATEEDVARLQASIAEHRASMVDLEEFIERDMAFHREIARISGNPIFPSIVEALFRWAGEYYRPMVRAPGAEELTLAEHQRIVDAIAKNDGDAAADAMSAHLTRANDLYRTLGT; this is encoded by the coding sequence ATGGGCGAGATCATCCCGCGCCGGAAACTTTACCAGGAAGTCGTGGATCGACTGATGGAGCGCATTCGCTCGGGTGAAATCGGGCCCGGCGCGCAACTGCCGTCGGAGCGCGAGTTGATGGAGATCTACGGCGTTGGGCGGCCCGCGGTACGCGAGGCATTGCAGACGCTCGAGCGTTCCGGCATCGTCGAGATTGCGCATGGCGAACGCGCGCGCGTCGTCGTGCCGACTGCGGACCGTCTGCTCGGGCAAGTGGCGAGCGGCGCGATGCATCTGCTGCGCACGCACCCCGACATGCTCGAGCATGTGAAGCATGCGCGCCTCTTCCTCGAAACGGGCACCGCACGTATGGCCGCCGAGCGCGCGACCGAAGAGGACGTTGCGCGGCTGCAGGCGAGCATTGCCGAGCATCGCGCGTCGATGGTCGATCTCGAAGAGTTTATCGAGCGCGATATGGCGTTTCACCGCGAGATCGCGAGGATCAGCGGCAATCCGATTTTCCCGTCGATCGTCGAAGCGCTGTTTCGCTGGGCCGGCGAATACTATCGGCCGATGGTGCGCGCGCCGGGCGCCGAGGAATTGACGCTGGCGGAGCATCAACGCATTGTCGACGCGATTGCGAAAAATGATGGTGATGCGGCGGCCGATGCGATGAGTGCGCATTTGACGCGTGCGAACGATCTCTATCGGACCTTGGGCACATAG
- a CDS encoding response regulator: MTTTDISVLLVDDHAVVREGYRRLLELSPDVRVAGEAGDAAQAYQRFCALQPDVVVMDLALPGASGIEAMRRMLARTPDARVLIFSVHEESLFVRRALDAGASGYVTKASAPDVLVEAVRAVARRVRYLSTDVSQTLAMRTMFNEGPPGRQLSAREFEVLRLLVQGFTLPVIAERLGLSQKTVANHQSAIRQKFGANNGVQLAQMASRLGLQFSDLTAPGGAVGSSLGSALGAPLGSPLGSAL, from the coding sequence ATGACCACCACCGATATCTCCGTGTTGCTCGTCGACGATCACGCCGTCGTGCGTGAAGGCTATCGACGTCTGCTCGAATTGAGCCCCGACGTACGCGTTGCCGGCGAAGCGGGCGATGCGGCCCAGGCGTATCAGCGCTTCTGCGCACTGCAACCGGATGTGGTGGTGATGGATCTCGCGCTGCCCGGCGCGAGCGGCATCGAAGCGATGCGCCGCATGCTCGCGCGCACGCCCGATGCACGCGTGCTGATTTTCAGCGTGCACGAAGAAAGCCTCTTTGTGCGCCGCGCACTCGACGCCGGCGCGAGCGGCTATGTGACTAAGGCGAGCGCACCGGATGTGCTCGTCGAAGCGGTGCGCGCGGTCGCGCGCCGCGTGCGTTATCTGAGCACCGACGTGTCGCAAACGCTCGCGATGCGCACGATGTTCAACGAAGGGCCGCCGGGACGCCAGCTTTCGGCGCGCGAATTCGAGGTGCTGCGGCTGCTCGTGCAAGGCTTTACGCTGCCGGTGATCGCAGAGCGGCTCGGGCTCAGCCAGAAGACCGTGGCGAACCATCAATCGGCGATTCGTCAGAAGTTCGGTGCGAACAATGGCGTGCAGCTCGCGCAGATGGCAAGCCGGCTTGGACTTCAGTTCTCCGACCTGACGGCGCCGGGCGGCGCGGTGGGTTCATCGCTTGGGTCGGCGCTTGGAGCCCCATTAGGGTCGCCATTAGGATCGGCGCTCTGA
- the pqqE gene encoding pyrroloquinoline quinone biosynthesis protein PqqE, whose protein sequence is MTDLSVAAQHAPEHTARSGIAPPLWLLAELTYRCPLHCAFCYNPVNYTAQQNELTTEEWLRVLREARALGAAQLGFSGGEPLMRDDLEELVAEARKLGYYTNLITSGVGLTDKRLGVLKENGLDHIQLSFQDSTQELNDFLSSTRTFDLKNRVARSIKAHGFPMVLNCVLHRYNLPHVDKIIDMALAMGAEYLELANTQYYGWAHTNRAQLMPTAEQLQEAEAVVERYRKEIGNRCKIFFVVPDYYETRPKRCMNGWGSVFLGVAPDGAALPCHSARSLPGLTFPNVREMSMADVWYESDAFNRFRGFDWMKEPCRSCEEKTRDLGGCRCQAYLLTHDAANADPVCDKSPHHESVVRVVREAAQRGAALAPDEQPVVFRNDANSRRLSGEPSTSQPPTAATATATHKSNDQGARR, encoded by the coding sequence ATGACTGATCTTTCGGTTGCGGCGCAGCATGCGCCCGAGCACACCGCGCGGTCCGGCATTGCGCCGCCGCTGTGGCTGCTCGCGGAGTTGACGTACCGCTGCCCGCTGCACTGCGCGTTCTGCTACAACCCGGTGAATTACACCGCGCAGCAGAACGAGCTCACTACGGAGGAATGGCTGCGCGTGCTGCGCGAAGCGCGCGCGCTCGGCGCCGCGCAGCTCGGTTTTTCGGGCGGCGAGCCGCTGATGCGCGACGACCTCGAAGAACTCGTCGCCGAAGCACGCAAGCTCGGTTACTACACGAACCTGATCACGTCCGGCGTCGGTCTGACCGACAAGCGTCTCGGCGTATTGAAGGAAAACGGCCTCGACCATATCCAGCTGTCGTTTCAGGACTCGACGCAGGAACTCAACGACTTTCTCAGCAGCACGCGCACGTTCGACCTGAAAAACCGCGTCGCACGCTCGATCAAGGCGCATGGCTTTCCGATGGTGCTCAACTGCGTGCTGCACCGCTACAACCTGCCGCACGTCGACAAGATCATCGATATGGCGCTTGCGATGGGCGCCGAATATCTCGAACTCGCGAATACGCAGTATTACGGCTGGGCGCATACGAATCGCGCACAGCTGATGCCGACGGCTGAGCAACTGCAGGAAGCGGAAGCGGTCGTCGAGCGGTACCGCAAGGAAATCGGCAACCGCTGCAAGATCTTCTTTGTCGTGCCTGACTACTATGAAACACGGCCGAAGCGCTGCATGAACGGCTGGGGTTCGGTGTTTCTCGGCGTCGCGCCGGACGGCGCCGCGCTGCCATGTCATTCGGCGCGCTCGCTGCCGGGGCTCACGTTCCCGAATGTGCGCGAGATGTCGATGGCGGACGTCTGGTACGAGAGCGACGCGTTCAACCGCTTTCGCGGCTTCGACTGGATGAAGGAGCCGTGCCGCAGTTGCGAAGAGAAAACGCGCGACCTCGGCGGCTGCCGCTGCCAGGCGTATCTGCTCACGCATGACGCGGCAAATGCGGACCCTGTATGCGACAAGTCCCCGCATCACGAATCGGTCGTGCGGGTGGTGCGCGAGGCGGCGCAGCGCGGCGCCGCGCTTGCGCCTGATGAGCAGCCGGTTGTTTTCCGCAATGACGCGAATTCGCGACGGCTCAGTGGCGAGCCTTCAACGTCGCAGCCGCCCACGGCCGCAACCGCAACCGCAACCCATAAAAGCAACGATCAGGGAGCGCGCAGATGA
- a CDS encoding phosphogluconate dehydrogenase C-terminal domain-containing protein, with product MKEKIALFGAGGKMGYRLTRNLLKSDYRVSHIEVSEAGRKRLKDELNVDCVPVDTALDGAQVVILAVPDTLIGKLSHDIAPKLAAGTMVMTLDAAAPFAGHLPDRPDLTYFVAHPCHPLIFSDETTPEALHDHFGGLHAKQSITSALMQGPESAFDLGEDVAKTIYAPILRSYRLSVDQMAILEPGLSETVCATLLYVMREAMDETVKRGVPEQAARDFLLGHMNILSAVIFNEIPGAFSDACNKAIQFGKPRLMRDDWKNVFDRAEIAESIRRIT from the coding sequence ATGAAAGAGAAGATCGCCCTGTTTGGCGCCGGCGGAAAGATGGGCTACCGCCTGACGCGCAACCTGCTCAAGTCGGACTACCGCGTTTCGCATATCGAAGTCAGCGAAGCCGGCCGCAAGCGCTTGAAGGATGAACTGAACGTCGACTGTGTGCCGGTGGATACCGCGCTCGACGGTGCACAGGTTGTGATCCTCGCGGTGCCTGACACCCTGATCGGCAAACTGAGCCACGACATTGCGCCGAAGCTCGCGGCAGGCACGATGGTGATGACGCTCGATGCAGCGGCGCCGTTCGCCGGCCATTTGCCCGACAGGCCCGACCTCACGTATTTCGTCGCGCACCCGTGCCATCCGCTGATTTTCAGCGACGAGACCACGCCTGAAGCACTGCACGATCACTTCGGCGGCCTGCACGCAAAGCAATCGATTACGAGCGCGCTGATGCAAGGCCCCGAATCCGCATTCGATCTCGGTGAAGACGTCGCGAAGACAATCTACGCGCCGATCCTGCGTTCGTATCGTCTGAGCGTCGATCAGATGGCGATTCTCGAGCCGGGCCTTTCGGAGACGGTCTGCGCGACGCTGCTCTACGTGATGCGCGAAGCGATGGATGAAACCGTGAAACGCGGTGTGCCCGAGCAAGCGGCGCGAGATTTCCTGCTCGGCCATATGAACATCCTGAGCGCGGTGATTTTCAACGAAATCCCCGGCGCGTTTTCCGACGCGTGCAATAAGGCGATTCAGTTTGGCAAGCCGCGGCTCATGCGCGACGACTGGAAGAACGTGTTCGATCGCGCGGAAATCGCCGAAAGCATTCGCCGCATTACCTGA
- a CDS encoding ATP-binding protein → MHPVKMVRSDVSRSSSFRSATWRDFACVLVLTLVTAVLCSMFDVSELAYRWTRSAERFQLDELPVTVSVLAAGLTWFAWRRYRESQRELKHRKMLEEQAERLLAENRRLGSQAIEAQETERRHLARELHDELGQYLNAITLDAARIRDLSAAREPEIHHASLAVMQSANFVYRQIGGMIRRLRPIGLDELGLLSALEHCVDGWRERLPHASFALAADGDFTGLADALNITLYRLVQEALTNVSKFARESRVEIYLVRTPADGERHGEIVVTIADNGPGIDLQQPRAGLGLVGMRERVESLGGEFHIASQPGDGFMLCARLPIQAGASEPNGAPRSRDQSADPNGDPNGAPSADPSDEPTAPPGAVRSEN, encoded by the coding sequence ATGCATCCCGTGAAAATGGTTCGCTCAGACGTGTCAAGGTCGTCCTCGTTCCGCTCCGCTACGTGGCGCGATTTCGCCTGCGTGCTCGTGCTGACGCTCGTTACTGCGGTGCTGTGCTCGATGTTCGACGTCAGCGAGCTCGCCTATCGCTGGACGCGCAGCGCCGAGCGTTTCCAGCTCGACGAATTGCCGGTTACGGTTTCCGTGCTGGCGGCGGGCCTCACGTGGTTCGCGTGGCGCCGCTACCGCGAATCGCAGCGGGAATTGAAGCATCGGAAGATGCTCGAAGAACAGGCCGAGCGGCTGCTCGCCGAGAACCGGCGGCTCGGAAGCCAGGCGATCGAGGCGCAGGAAACGGAGCGCCGGCATCTCGCGCGCGAGTTGCACGACGAACTCGGTCAGTATCTGAACGCGATCACGCTCGATGCGGCGCGCATCCGCGATTTATCCGCGGCGCGTGAGCCGGAAATTCACCATGCGTCGCTAGCGGTGATGCAGAGCGCGAACTTCGTCTATCGGCAGATCGGCGGGATGATTCGCAGGCTGCGCCCGATCGGCCTCGACGAGCTCGGTTTGCTCAGTGCGCTCGAGCATTGCGTCGACGGCTGGCGCGAGCGCTTGCCGCATGCGTCGTTCGCGCTGGCGGCCGATGGCGATTTCACGGGCCTCGCTGATGCGTTGAATATCACCCTCTACCGGCTCGTCCAGGAAGCTTTGACAAACGTGTCGAAGTTCGCGCGCGAATCGCGCGTGGAGATTTACCTGGTCCGCACGCCGGCCGACGGTGAGCGGCACGGCGAGATCGTCGTGACGATTGCCGACAATGGCCCGGGTATCGATTTGCAGCAGCCGCGCGCGGGGCTGGGGTTGGTCGGCATGCGTGAGCGCGTCGAATCGCTCGGCGGCGAGTTTCATATCGCGAGCCAACCCGGAGACGGGTTTATGTTGTGTGCGCGTCTACCGATTCAGGCGGGCGCGTCTGAACCGAACGGCGCGCCGCGTAGCCGCGATCAGAGCGCCGATCCTAATGGCGACCCTAATGGGGCTCCAAGCGCCGACCCAAGCGATGAACCCACCGCGCCGCCCGGCGCCGTCAGGTCGGAGAACTGA
- a CDS encoding ribulose-bisphosphate carboxylase large subunit family protein — protein MSERIHATYWLETGDDPRRAADVIAGEQSSGTFVALPNETPELKARSGARVERLEVIETVGAPSLPGGMRADRYTRCTLELSWPIENFGPSLPNLMSTIAGNLFELRQVSGLRLTGLMLPPSFAAAYEGPAFGIEGTRRLTGVTHGPLIGTIIKPSVGLSPEETAQQVRELVEGGIDFIKDDELQADGPHCPFDERVKAVMRVVNEHADRTGKKVMVAFNLTGELDQMRRRHDLVLEHGGTCVMVVLNSVGLVGMHELRRHAQLPIHAHRAGWGYLSRSPELGWDYAPWQMIWRMAGADHMHVNGLRNKFSEPDASVIAAARAVLAPVMPRAPMPAMPVFSSGQTGLQAADTYAAIGCADLIHTAGGGIFGHPQGVAAGVEALREAWVAAIEGVPLDQHAARHEPLRAALDFWK, from the coding sequence GTGAGCGAACGCATCCACGCTACCTACTGGCTCGAAACCGGCGACGATCCGCGCCGCGCCGCCGACGTAATCGCCGGCGAGCAGTCGAGCGGCACTTTCGTCGCGCTGCCGAACGAGACGCCCGAACTGAAGGCGCGTTCGGGCGCGCGTGTCGAGCGGCTCGAGGTGATCGAAACTGTCGGCGCGCCGAGTCTGCCCGGCGGCATGCGTGCGGACCGCTATACGCGCTGCACGCTCGAACTGTCGTGGCCGATCGAAAATTTCGGGCCTTCGCTGCCGAACCTGATGTCGACGATCGCGGGCAATCTCTTCGAGTTGCGTCAGGTGTCGGGGCTGCGGCTTACCGGGCTGATGCTGCCGCCTTCGTTTGCCGCTGCGTATGAGGGGCCGGCGTTCGGTATAGAAGGCACGCGGCGCCTGACCGGCGTGACGCATGGGCCGCTGATCGGCACGATCATCAAGCCGAGCGTCGGGCTCTCGCCGGAAGAAACGGCGCAGCAGGTGCGAGAGCTCGTGGAAGGCGGCATCGATTTCATCAAGGATGACGAGCTGCAGGCCGATGGCCCACATTGTCCGTTCGACGAGCGCGTGAAAGCGGTCATGCGCGTCGTCAACGAGCATGCGGATCGTACCGGCAAGAAGGTCATGGTGGCGTTCAACCTGACGGGCGAGCTCGATCAGATGCGTCGGCGTCACGATCTCGTGCTCGAACACGGCGGCACGTGCGTGATGGTCGTGCTCAACTCGGTGGGCCTCGTCGGCATGCATGAGTTGCGACGTCACGCGCAGCTGCCGATTCACGCGCATCGCGCCGGATGGGGTTATCTGTCGCGCAGCCCTGAACTCGGTTGGGACTACGCGCCGTGGCAAATGATCTGGCGCATGGCCGGCGCCGATCATATGCACGTGAATGGGCTGCGCAACAAGTTCAGCGAGCCCGATGCAAGCGTGATCGCCGCCGCGCGCGCCGTGCTTGCGCCGGTGATGCCGCGAGCCCCGATGCCCGCCATGCCGGTCTTCAGCTCCGGGCAAACGGGTCTGCAAGCGGCGGACACGTATGCGGCGATCGGTTGTGCCGATCTGATCCACACGGCCGGCGGCGGCATTTTCGGCCATCCGCAGGGCGTCGCGGCAGGCGTCGAAGCGTTGCGCGAAGCGTGGGTTGCAGCGATCGAAGGCGTGCCGCTCGACCAGCATGCTGCGAGGCACGAGCCGCTGCGTGCCGCCCTCGATTTCTGGAAATGA
- a CDS encoding beta-propeller fold lactonase family protein, whose translation MHRTTKSAHAALFAVTAFAAATAYASAAPIAYVTSETNGVGIIDLGNMSLEKTISLGKDGPRGLSLTADGKRLLVAAKTGELIAIDTSTGKVVDRVKIGKNPEFVRVHRGYAYVTYEPGESGPPPEALQGGAKPAQQGEKQAGKGHDDDDDANSPPAEIAIVDLKTMKVLRSVKSGHETEGVEFSPDGHEMLVTNEGDDTVSVYQTGTGKLLRTLKLDAGSRPRGIKVSPDGKQYVVTLENTGKFVVLDAASFKPVKTVDTKLGPYGVAFDPTGKHLIVAAARDKTLQVFDAKTYAHVADVPVGQRCWHFSFTPDGSKLLLACGRSNAVYVLDASNYQTVGQIGNLPLAWGIVTSPPSSGSIESAR comes from the coding sequence ATGCATCGCACAACAAAAAGCGCGCATGCCGCGCTATTCGCAGTGACCGCGTTCGCCGCGGCCACCGCTTACGCCTCCGCGGCGCCAATCGCCTACGTGACGAGCGAGACGAACGGTGTCGGCATTATCGATCTCGGCAATATGTCGCTCGAAAAAACCATTTCGCTCGGCAAGGACGGCCCGCGCGGCCTGAGCCTCACGGCGGACGGCAAGCGTCTGCTTGTGGCGGCCAAGACCGGCGAACTGATCGCGATCGATACGTCGACAGGCAAAGTGGTCGATCGCGTGAAGATCGGCAAAAACCCTGAGTTCGTCCGCGTGCATCGTGGCTACGCCTACGTCACCTACGAGCCCGGCGAAAGCGGTCCGCCGCCTGAAGCGCTACAAGGGGGCGCAAAGCCCGCGCAGCAAGGCGAAAAGCAGGCGGGCAAGGGCCACGACGATGACGACGACGCAAATAGCCCGCCGGCCGAAATTGCCATCGTCGACCTGAAGACGATGAAGGTGCTGCGCTCCGTGAAAAGCGGCCACGAAACCGAGGGCGTCGAATTCTCGCCGGACGGCCACGAGATGCTCGTCACCAACGAAGGCGACGATACGGTGTCGGTCTATCAGACGGGCACGGGCAAGCTGTTGCGCACGCTGAAACTCGACGCCGGCTCGCGTCCGCGCGGCATCAAGGTGTCGCCGGACGGCAAGCAGTACGTCGTCACGCTCGAAAACACGGGGAAATTCGTCGTACTCGATGCAGCGAGCTTTAAACCGGTGAAGACCGTGGACACCAAGCTCGGCCCCTATGGCGTCGCGTTCGATCCGACCGGCAAGCATCTGATCGTGGCGGCGGCGCGCGACAAGACGCTGCAGGTGTTCGACGCGAAGACCTACGCGCATGTCGCCGACGTGCCGGTCGGTCAGCGTTGCTGGCATTTCAGCTTTACGCCGGACGGCTCGAAACTGCTGCTTGCGTGTGGCCGTTCGAATGCCGTTTATGTGCTCGATGCGTCGAATTATCAGACGGTCGGCCAGATCGGCAATCTGCCGCTCGCGTGGGGCATCGTCACGTCGCCGCCGAGCTCAGGTTCGATCGAATCGGCACGGTAA
- a CDS encoding TonB-dependent receptor: MRTMPRKKRCVQALKPRVALRLSVAAVLAAMAAASWAQTESSVGTADAAASGQAQGQTQGQMLGQAEGAPDAQTEAAPSDNAAGNTPQQTAQNAPASSDQETVLPNILVIGTTPLVGIGTPIQLVPANVQTIRGSQIVQQNSHTLTDYFANNLQSVDLNDAQGNPWQADVNYRGFTASPVLGTPQGLSVFLDGVRVNEPFGDVVNWDLIPQAAIETVQVIPGSNPTFGLNTLGGAIAITTKNGRSNPGGEAEIQGGSWGRKLAQIQQGGVIGDSPLDYYFTANITNDDGWADHNSSRLRQAFGKLRYMDSSTTISVSMGGADNTLNGSQTIPRSFLSNWSQAYTFPDTNENQLGYLTINGSHYFTPDIEITGNAYYRHYRNVNTSSNVNDDFDPDDDDEPPATNAQSVIVTDSYGASLQATFLQKLFGKNNQFTVGAAADLANTHFTQSQQNAFFTDTRATIADGPFVQQTDAKTRNENYGIYFTDTFSFTDEWSMTVAGRYNWARAKIGDESGIQPLLDGNHTFSRFNPAVGINWNPTSSFTAYFTYNEGMRTPTSIELACADPAAPCSLPNDFIADPSLKPVISKTFEVGARGRIGSHTQWSAAAFSTTLDDDIQFISSNGASSTLGFFQNVGKTRRQGFELAGRTQWGPLGVAASYSYVNATYRSTWTENSASNSSADADGNITVHSGDRIPGIPANTVKLRLDYQALPQWNIGTNLVYRSNIFARGDEDNQDINGTLAGYFLINLDTTYNVTKHFQVFGSIQNLLNKRYATFAVLGQNFFNGPNHTFSPDDVTNEQFLGLGAPRGFWVGMRYQWD, encoded by the coding sequence ATGAGAACGATGCCACGCAAAAAGCGGTGCGTGCAGGCGTTAAAACCCCGAGTTGCGCTGCGGCTTTCCGTTGCCGCCGTGCTGGCCGCCATGGCGGCGGCTTCGTGGGCACAGACGGAAAGTTCAGTGGGCACGGCCGACGCGGCGGCTAGTGGGCAAGCGCAAGGTCAAACACAGGGCCAAATGTTGGGGCAAGCAGAGGGAGCGCCCGACGCGCAAACAGAGGCGGCTCCTTCGGACAATGCCGCGGGGAACACGCCACAGCAGACGGCGCAAAACGCTCCGGCGTCGTCCGACCAGGAAACCGTACTCCCGAATATTCTCGTCATCGGCACGACACCGCTGGTCGGCATCGGCACGCCGATTCAACTCGTGCCGGCCAACGTCCAGACGATCCGCGGCAGCCAGATCGTCCAGCAGAACTCGCATACGCTGACCGACTACTTCGCGAACAACCTGCAAAGCGTCGACCTCAACGATGCGCAGGGCAATCCGTGGCAGGCCGACGTCAACTATCGCGGCTTCACCGCGTCGCCGGTGCTCGGCACGCCGCAGGGGCTATCGGTGTTTCTCGATGGTGTCCGTGTGAACGAGCCGTTCGGCGACGTCGTGAACTGGGATCTGATTCCGCAGGCCGCCATCGAGACCGTGCAGGTCATTCCGGGCTCGAACCCGACCTTCGGTTTGAACACACTGGGCGGCGCAATTGCGATCACGACGAAAAACGGCCGCTCGAATCCGGGCGGCGAAGCCGAGATCCAGGGCGGTTCGTGGGGCCGCAAGCTCGCGCAGATCCAGCAAGGCGGCGTGATCGGCGATTCGCCCCTCGATTACTACTTCACCGCCAACATCACGAACGACGACGGCTGGGCCGATCACAACTCAAGCCGCTTGCGCCAAGCGTTCGGCAAGCTGCGCTACATGGATTCGTCGACGACGATTTCGGTTTCGATGGGCGGCGCCGACAACACATTGAACGGCTCGCAGACCATTCCGCGATCGTTTCTCAGCAACTGGTCTCAGGCTTACACGTTTCCGGACACGAACGAAAACCAGCTCGGCTATCTGACCATCAACGGTTCGCACTATTTCACGCCCGACATCGAAATCACCGGCAATGCGTACTACCGGCACTACCGCAACGTGAACACAAGCAGCAACGTGAACGACGACTTCGATCCGGACGACGACGACGAACCGCCGGCAACGAACGCGCAGTCGGTGATCGTGACCGACAGCTACGGCGCGAGCCTCCAGGCGACGTTCCTGCAAAAGCTCTTCGGCAAGAACAACCAGTTCACCGTGGGCGCGGCCGCCGACCTGGCGAACACGCACTTCACGCAATCGCAGCAGAACGCGTTCTTCACCGACACGCGCGCGACGATCGCCGACGGTCCCTTCGTGCAGCAGACCGACGCGAAAACGCGCAACGAAAACTACGGCATTTACTTTACCGATACGTTCTCGTTCACCGACGAATGGTCGATGACGGTTGCGGGCCGTTATAACTGGGCGCGGGCCAAAATCGGCGACGAAAGCGGCATTCAGCCGCTGCTCGACGGCAATCACACGTTCTCGCGCTTCAACCCTGCGGTCGGCATCAACTGGAACCCGACCTCGTCGTTCACCGCGTACTTTACGTATAACGAAGGGATGCGCACGCCGACGTCGATCGAACTCGCGTGTGCGGATCCGGCCGCGCCGTGCTCGCTGCCGAACGATTTCATCGCGGACCCGTCGCTGAAACCCGTGATATCGAAGACATTCGAGGTCGGCGCGCGCGGGCGGATCGGCAGCCATACACAATGGAGTGCAGCCGCATTCAGCACGACGCTCGACGACGATATCCAGTTCATCAGCAGCAACGGCGCGTCGAGCACGCTCGGCTTTTTCCAGAACGTCGGCAAGACGCGCCGGCAAGGCTTCGAACTGGCAGGGCGCACGCAGTGGGGGCCGCTCGGCGTTGCGGCGAGCTATAGCTATGTGAACGCGACCTACCGCTCGACGTGGACCGAAAACAGTGCGAGCAACTCAAGCGCCGACGCTGACGGCAATATCACCGTGCACTCAGGCGACCGTATTCCCGGTATTCCGGCAAACACGGTGAAATTGCGGCTCGACTATCAGGCGCTGCCGCAATGGAACATCGGCACGAACCTCGTCTACCGCAGCAATATCTTCGCGCGCGGCGACGAGGACAATCAGGATATAAACGGCACGCTCGCTGGGTACTTCCTCATCAACCTCGATACGACGTACAACGTCACGAAGCACTTCCAGGTATTCGGTTCGATCCAGAATCTGCTGAACAAGCGCTATGCGACGTTCGCGGTGCTCGGCCAGAACTTCTTCAACGGGCCAAACCATACATTCTCGCCCGACGACGTCACGAACGAGCAGTTTCTTGGGCTCGGCGCGCCGCGCGGGTTCTGGGTCGGGATGCGGTATCAGTGGGATTGA
- the oiaK gene encoding 3-oxo-isoapionate kinase OiaK → MAADASSNAALPAGLLLAYYGDDFTGSTDAMEAMTAAGVPTVLCLDTPTPALLARFPNVRCVGLAGSSRGRSRAWMRDVLPSAFASLAALGAPILQYKVCSTFDSSPEIGSIGAAIDIGVDAMRARWSPMVIGAPRLKRYQMFGNLFAAVNGVGYRLDRHPTMARHPVTPMDEADLRLHLGKQTSRRIELVDMLQLRANEGSKRVAALEGDDKPVVLIDVLDDETLATAGQLVWERRGEGVFSASSSGLQYALAAHWRARGWLPVAPSLPVARPADVIAAVSGSCSPVTATQIAWARANGFHVERLDLRRALDAQTANAEIERVVSVSAQAVSRGQSALVHSAEGPEDPAVTGFDAIAKEAGLTRHDAARDVGRALAEVMRTLLDRVDIKRVVVAGGDSSGEVASTLGIDALSVAAGLAPGAPLCRAWSSQPRRDGLEIVLKGGQMGGAGFFGDVREGRIV, encoded by the coding sequence ATGGCCGCTGACGCATCGTCGAATGCAGCGCTCCCCGCCGGCTTGCTGCTTGCCTACTATGGCGACGACTTCACCGGATCGACCGACGCGATGGAAGCGATGACGGCCGCCGGCGTGCCGACGGTGCTCTGTCTCGACACGCCGACGCCCGCACTGCTCGCGCGTTTTCCCAACGTGCGCTGCGTCGGCCTCGCGGGTTCGTCGCGCGGGCGCAGTCGCGCCTGGATGCGCGACGTGTTGCCGTCCGCGTTCGCAAGCCTCGCGGCATTAGGCGCGCCGATTCTGCAATACAAGGTGTGCTCGACATTCGATTCGTCGCCGGAAATCGGATCGATCGGCGCCGCGATCGACATCGGTGTCGATGCGATGCGCGCGCGCTGGTCGCCGATGGTGATCGGCGCGCCGCGCCTCAAGCGCTATCAGATGTTCGGCAATCTGTTCGCGGCGGTGAATGGTGTCGGTTACCGGCTCGACCGACACCCGACTATGGCGCGTCATCCGGTTACGCCGATGGATGAAGCGGATTTGCGCCTGCATCTGGGCAAGCAGACCTCAAGGCGCATCGAGCTTGTCGATATGCTGCAACTTCGTGCAAACGAAGGGTCGAAGCGTGTCGCAGCGCTTGAAGGCGACGACAAGCCGGTCGTACTAATCGATGTGCTCGACGACGAAACGCTCGCCACGGCCGGGCAACTCGTATGGGAGCGGCGCGGCGAGGGCGTATTCAGCGCATCGTCGTCGGGTTTGCAGTACGCGCTTGCCGCGCATTGGCGCGCGCGGGGCTGGCTGCCCGTCGCGCCTTCTCTGCCTGTAGCGCGACCAGCCGATGTCATCGCTGCAGTGAGCGGCAGCTGTTCGCCGGTTACAGCCACGCAGATCGCGTGGGCGCGTGCAAATGGATTTCACGTCGAACGGCTCGACCTGCGCCGTGCGCTCGACGCTCAAACAGCAAATGCGGAAATCGAGCGCGTGGTGAGCGTATCCGCGCAAGCCGTGAGCCGCGGACAGAGCGCGCTCGTTCATAGCGCCGAAGGCCCCGAAGATCCGGCCGTGACCGGCTTCGATGCGATCGCGAAAGAGGCGGGGCTCACTCGTCACGACGCGGCACGCGATGTCGGCCGCGCACTCGCCGAAGTGATGCGCACGCTGCTCGATCGTGTCGATATCAAGCGCGTTGTAGTCGCGGGCGGAGATAGCTCGGGCGAAGTCGCAAGCACGCTCGGCATCGATGCATTGAGCGTCGCGGCAGGCCTCGCGCCCGGCGCGCCGTTGTGCCGCGCGTGGTCGTCGCAGCCGCGGCGCGACGGGCTCGAAATCGTGCTGAAGGGTGGACAGATGGGCGGCGCCGGATTTTTCGGCGACGTGAGGGAAGGCCGCATCGTCTAA